In the genome of Thermoleophilaceae bacterium, the window CGCACCCCCGCCGGGGCTGCTCGAGGATCCGGCCCTTGAGGAGCTTCTCGAGCGGCTGCCGGAGGACGAGCCGGAGATCGTGCTCGCGCGGCGGGTCAGTGCCGAGGGGCGCTCGCGCGCGTACATCCAGGGCCGCTCCGCCACGGCGGCCGATCTCGCGGAGCTCGGCGGCCGGCTCGTCGCCTTTTACGGGCAGCACGAGCACCGGCGGCTCGTCGTCTCATCCGCGCAGCTCCACACGCTCGACGCTTTCTGCGGCCCGCAGCACCTGGCGGCGCGCGAGGAGTTCGCCGCCGCGCACGCGCGCGTTCTCGCGCTCGAGCGGCGGCTCGAGGAGCTGCGCTCGCGGGCGGGCGCCAGCGAGCGCGAGCGTGACCTGCTCGCCTACGAGCTGGCGGAGATTGAGAGCCTTGCGCCCGATGAGGCCGAGAAGGCGGAGCTGCTCGCTGAGCGTGGGCGCCTGCGAGCGCTCGATGGCCTTCGCGCCGCGGCGGGCGGCGGCGCCGAGGCGATCGCCCCCGAGGGAGGCGACCCCGGGGTTGCGCTCCTGCTCGCGGACGCGGAGCGGCTTGCCGATGCGGTCGCCGGAGCCGATCCGGAGCTGGACGCGCTTGCGGCCCGGCTGCGCGAGCTCAGAATCGAGGCCGAGGATCTGGGCGCCGAGCTGCGGCGCTACGAGGCCGGCCTCGAGGGCGATCCCGAGCGGCTCCAGCATGTCGAAGAACGTCTTGCGCTCTATGACCGGCTCGAGCGAAAGCACGGCGGGAGCGTCGGCGCCGTGCTCGAGCATGCGGAGCGCTGCCGTGCCGAGCTCGCGCTTCTCGAGGACACGGGCGCCGCGCTCGAGTCGGTGCAGGCCGAGCTGTCGGACGCGTGGGCGGAAGCCGATCGGCGGGCCGCTGCGCTGGGTGCCGCGCGCCGCAAGGCCGCGCCGAAGCTCGCCAAGGCGGTGCTGAAGGAGCTGGCGGACCTCGCGATGGAGGGCGCGACCTTCGAGGTGCGGATCGAGGCGCGGGACTCGCGCACCCGCGCCGGCGACGAGCGCGTGGAGTTCATGATCTCGCCGAACGCGGGGGTGGCGCCGCAACCGCTGCGCGACACGGCGTCCGGCGGCGAGAGCTCGCGCGTGATGCTCGCGTTGATGACGGTCGCGAGCGGTGGAGGCAGCGGGCGAACGCTCGTGTTCGACGAGGTTGACGCCGGCATCGGCGGCCAGACCGCGCGCGTGGTTGGAGACAAGCTGCGCGACCTCGCGCGCGGCGGGCAGGTGCTGTGCATCACCCACCTGCCGCAGATCGCGTCACTCGCGGAGCGGCACTTCGCGATCGAGAAGGAGCAGTCGGGTGAGCTGGCGCGCGCCCAGGTTGCGCAGCTCGCCGGTGACGCGGTGGTGGAGGAGCTCTGCCGGATGCTGGGCGCGGATAGCGCCGACAGCGGCGCGCGGCGGCACGCGAAAGAGTTGCTTGCGGCTGCGTGACAGTGGGTAGTGCGGCAGTCGATACCGCTGAAGCCGCGTAGACTGGCACGCGGCCGAATCGGGCCAGTCGCACAAATGGCCGCCCCACGCCTCACACGACGCGCACCGCGTACCGGCGCCCCGCGCGCGTCCGCGAACGGGCGCAACGGCCGCGTGCCCGAATACTCGGGTCCGGCGAAGCTCGGGAAGCGCACAAAGCGGCTGGTGAAGCGGCTCGAGGCGGGCGACATCGCGATCGTCGACCACGAGGACATCGACCGGGTGTCGGCGGACGACCTCGTGGCCTGCGGCGTTCGCTGTGTGATCAACGTCGCGCGTTCGTCGTCCGGCAGCTATCCCAACAGCGGGCCGCTGATCCTCGCGGAGGCCGGCGTGCATCTCGTGGACGCTCCGGGCGCCCCGCTGTTCGAGGAGCTGGGGGACGGGGACGAGATCCGCGTGTCCGGCGGGCGCGTGATGTCCGGCGGACAGGTGCTGGCAGAGGGCTCGGTGCAGGACCTCGAGACGGTCAGGCGTGCCCACGAGGACGCGCGCAGGCGAATTGGTGAGGCGATCGAGTCGTTCGCCGCGAACACCATGGACCACATCCGCGAGGAGCGCGATCTGCTCGCCGGGCGGCTGGAGCTACCGGACTTCGACACGAAGTTCCGCGACCGACCCGCGCTCGTGGTGGTTCGCGGGGTCGATCATCAGAAGGACCTGCGCATCCTGCGCCCGTACGTCCGGGACGTCCGGCCGGTGCTCGTGGCGGTGGACGGCGGGGCGGACGCCATCCTGGAGGCGGGCTTCAAGCCCGACATGATCGTGGGGGACATGGACTCCGCCACCGACGCCGCCCTGAAGTGCGGCGCCGAGCTGGTGGTTCATGCCTATCCGGACGGGCGCGCGCCCGGGCGCGAGCGGCTCGACGCGCTCGGCCTGAGCTACAAGCTCGTTCCGGCGCCCGCCACCAGCGAGGACGTGGCGATGCTCGTGGCCGCGGAGAAGGGCGCGGAGTTGATCGTGGCGGTGGGATCGCACTTCAACCTCGTGGAGTTCCTCGAGAAGAACCGGGCCGGGATGTCCTCGACCTTCCTCACGCGCCTGCGGATCGGCGAGATCCTGGTGGACGCCAAGGGCGTGAGCCGGCTGTACCGGCCGTCGGCCGGGCGCGGCCCGCTCGTGATCCTCATCTGCGCCGCGCTGCTCGCCCTCGTGGTGATCATCGCGTTCTCGCGCAACCTGGGTCCGTTGTTCGATCTGCTCTGGTTAAAGCTGCAGATCCTGCTCGGCTTGAAGTAACTCGATGTTCGATTTCCGCTACCACGCGTTGTCGCTCGTGGCCGTCTTCCTCGCGCTCGCAATCGGGATCCTGCTCGGCGCGACGATCGGCAACTCACTCGTGTCCGATGCCGACAAGGGCATCCGCTCATCCCTGCACAACGACGTGCTGAACGCGCGCAACGCGGCGAGCCAGGCGCAGTCGCAGCTCAGCCAGCGCGACAAGATCATCTCGAGCGCGCTGCCGATGCTCGTGCAGGGCGAGCTGAGCGGCCAGCGGGTTGCGATCGTGGCGACGGGTGGGCTTCCCGGGAGCGTGGAGTCGGAGGTGCGCCAGACCGTGGAGACCGCCGGCGGCACGGTGAGCTCGGTCTCCACCTTCGACGTTCCATCTCAGCTCGACTCCATCGAGCAGGCCGCCGGCGTCCGCGGACACAACCCGGCGGCGCTCCAGGGATTCGCGCGGCGGGTGGCGCGGTCGCTCGTGAGCGGTACCGGCGTGGCGATCCGGATGCACCGCTCGCTGCCGGACGCGATGCGCGGCGACTTCCGGGGCGCTGGCCTCGTGGTCTTCTACCGCTCGCCGCCGCCCGACCAGGAGGCTGACCAGGACAAGGCCATGCGCGAGGCGTTCGAGAACGGCCTGACCGACGGGCTGAAGTCGGAGGGGGTGCAGACGGTGGGGGTGGAGGAGCAGGGCACCGATCCCTCGCAGGTGGGCTGGTACAAGGACCACGGGATGTCGACCGTGGACAGCGTCGACCTGCCCGGCGGCCAGATCGCCCTCGTGTTCGTGCTCACCGGCCAGAAGGGCAACTTCGGCGTGAAGGGCGGCGCCACGCCGCTCCCGAAGCTGCCGATCGGCTCGGGCTAGCCGTCGCCGGCGCGTCCGGGGTGGGCGCTAGGGTGACTTGGTGCAGTCATTGCCGTTCCTGGTCTCGCTGGGAGTGGCGGTCGGAGTGGTGCCGGCCGCCGTGCGGGGCCTCCGGCGGCAGGGGTTCGTGCGGGAGAACTACAGGGGCGCGGAGGTCGCGTTCCCGAGCGGCGTCGGGATCGTGGCGGCCGCGCTCGTGGCGCTCGTGCCGCTGGCGCTGATCGACGAGCTCGGCGATTCGAACGTCTTCACCTCGGATACCGGGCGTGCCGTGACGTACGTGCTGGCGGTCGCTCTTCTCGGGCTGCTCGACGATCTCGTGGGCAGCGCCCGCGAGGGCCTGCCCCGCGGCTGGCGCGGCCATGCGCGCGCCACGCTCTCCGGCGGCTTCTCGACCGGGGCGCTCAAGGCGGTGGGTTCCCTCGGGGCAGCGCTCTTCGTGCTGAGGGGCCGCGGCGCCTCCACCGGCGAGTACCTGCTGGCGGTGGCGCTGGTCGTGCTCGCCACCAACTTCTTCAACCTGCTCGACCTGCGCCCCGGCCGCTCGATCAAGGCGCTGATCCTCCTCGGCGCGGGGCTCACCATCGGCGCCTCCAACGTCCACCCGCTGTGGACGGTCGGCCTCTTCGCCGGGCCGGTGCTGCTCGTGCTGCCGTTCGACCTGCGCGAGCGGGCGATGCTCGGGGACACCGGGTCGAACCTGCTTGGCGCCGTCGCGGGCATCTGGATGGTGCTCGCGCTGTCCACCCTGGGGCAGGAGATAGCCCTCGGGCTAATCGCAGTTGCCACTGTTTACGGGGAATTCCGGTCGCTCTCCGAGCTGATCGAGCGGACTCCGATACTT includes:
- a CDS encoding copper transporter encodes the protein MFDFRYHALSLVAVFLALAIGILLGATIGNSLVSDADKGIRSSLHNDVLNARNAASQAQSQLSQRDKIISSALPMLVQGELSGQRVAIVATGGLPGSVESEVRQTVETAGGTVSSVSTFDVPSQLDSIEQAAGVRGHNPAALQGFARRVARSLVSGTGVAIRMHRSLPDAMRGDFRGAGLVVFYRSPPPDQEADQDKAMREAFENGLTDGLKSEGVQTVGVEEQGTDPSQVGWYKDHGMSTVDSVDLPGGQIALVFVLTGQKGNFGVKGGATPLPKLPIGSG
- the steA gene encoding putative cytokinetic ring protein SteA, yielding MAAPRLTRRAPRTGAPRASANGRNGRVPEYSGPAKLGKRTKRLVKRLEAGDIAIVDHEDIDRVSADDLVACGVRCVINVARSSSGSYPNSGPLILAEAGVHLVDAPGAPLFEELGDGDEIRVSGGRVMSGGQVLAEGSVQDLETVRRAHEDARRRIGEAIESFAANTMDHIREERDLLAGRLELPDFDTKFRDRPALVVVRGVDHQKDLRILRPYVRDVRPVLVAVDGGADAILEAGFKPDMIVGDMDSATDAALKCGAELVVHAYPDGRAPGRERLDALGLSYKLVPAPATSEDVAMLVAAEKGAELIVAVGSHFNLVEFLEKNRAGMSSTFLTRLRIGEILVDAKGVSRLYRPSAGRGPLVILICAALLALVVIIAFSRNLGPLFDLLWLKLQILLGLK
- the recN gene encoding DNA repair protein RecN, yielding MLLELRVENLLLIDRAELRLGDGLNAVTGETGAGKTMLAHALDLLLGGKPRPGIVRPGASEAYVEGVFAPPPGLLEDPALEELLERLPEDEPEIVLARRVSAEGRSRAYIQGRSATAADLAELGGRLVAFYGQHEHRRLVVSSAQLHTLDAFCGPQHLAAREEFAAAHARVLALERRLEELRSRAGASERERDLLAYELAEIESLAPDEAEKAELLAERGRLRALDGLRAAAGGGAEAIAPEGGDPGVALLLADAERLADAVAGADPELDALAARLRELRIEAEDLGAELRRYEAGLEGDPERLQHVEERLALYDRLERKHGGSVGAVLEHAERCRAELALLEDTGAALESVQAELSDAWAEADRRAAALGAARRKAAPKLAKAVLKELADLAMEGATFEVRIEARDSRTRAGDERVEFMISPNAGVAPQPLRDTASGGESSRVMLALMTVASGGGSGRTLVFDEVDAGIGGQTARVVGDKLRDLARGGQVLCITHLPQIASLAERHFAIEKEQSGELARAQVAQLAGDAVVEELCRMLGADSADSGARRHAKELLAAA